The nucleotide window AGTTCTGAATACGAAGAGATAGGTCCCCACTTTCAACTCGCCCCAACTTCTCTTCTGGCGTCTGAGACTATTCCCGCGGGCGCCCTGCGGCGTTGCACTCCTCAGTGGCTCAGAGACTTGCGACCCTTCAGCATGCGGCGGAGGATGACCTGCACGCCGGCCGGGGTGCTCAGCCGGCGGACCCAGCCATGCTTGTGCTTGCGCTTGATATTGCTCGGCTGATACTCGTTTCCGCGCGCGCGGCCACGGGCCTGCTGCAGGGACGTGAGGCCCCAGAAGTCCGGGAGCCCCATCCAGGCCCTGGATTGGAGATACCTGTGGGACCAGAGAAACGGTGAAATCTCAGAATGGACGCTCTGAGAAACGTTTGTAAAGTGCAGGACTACCAAACAGCCTTTACGcaaaacatacatatttacataagcGCGAGTGGTAGTCTGGAGGCCACCCTTGTTCCCAGTCTGGAGCACGCCACCTCTTGAGCACTCACCTGCCACCAAACAAGGTCACTGATCTGCAAGTGTAGCACCCAAAGCACCGGGACAGGAAAGCCATGATAAGTGGCCCGTCACTCTGTCCCGATCACCACCAATTCCTACACCGTGGGCTCCGCGACAATCccttctgggaaatgtagttccaTGTATTGCAGCGGAGCACTCCGGGAGCTGTAGTTTCACGCCTGCGCACGACGACGAACTGAGCTGTCTTGTCTTCTGTGGAGTGTAGTTTTCCGAATTGACCAGCAGGGGGCCAGCGAGTGTAGACTTCTCAACCTGGGCTTGCGGAAGACATTTTGTCCTGGTGttctgggagttgtagttctttGCCTCGGGCACTGGTAAAGGGCGCCCTATAGTGGCGGCGACGCCTCTGGCTGCAGCCAGGGGAAGTGGCTGCTGGCTTTTTCAGCTGTCCTTTTTGGAGACGGGCAGCTGGCACGCAGCCGGCTGGCGGCTTTTC belongs to Meriones unguiculatus strain TT.TT164.6M chromosome 4, Bangor_MerUng_6.1, whole genome shotgun sequence and includes:
- the Mrpl34 gene encoding large ribosomal subunit protein bL34m, producing the protein MAFLSRCFGCYTCRSVTLFGGRYLQSRAWMGLPDFWGLTSLQQARGRARGNEYQPSNIKRKHKHGWVRRLSTPAGVQVILRRMLKGRKSLSH